The Deltaproteobacteria bacterium sequence GAAGCGGGCATCCTTACGAAAAAGGAAACGGATGGGCTCGAACTCACCTGGGGGAATTCGGACGCCATTGTTGCCCTTATTGAAAAGATGGTCAGGCGCGAAGGTATCGGTGATCTTCTGGCTGATGGCTCGAAGGTTGCCGCCCGAAAAATCGGTAAAAATGCCGAAGCGTTTTCCATGCATGCAGGCGGCCAGGAACTCCCCATGCACGACGGCAGAAACGATCCCGGTTATAACGTGCACTATTCTGTCGAAGCGGCGCCGGGCAGACATAATGTGGGGGCGCAGATGTATTACGAGATGTTCCAGCTCTGGAAGGTGGTAAGCGCTCTGCCTCGCGTGAAGCCTCTCTATTTCAAAGGACGCAAGTACAGTGCGGATGAAGATAAGGCCGTGATGGCGGCTGCGTGCAGCAAGTTTATGAATGTTGTCAACGGCGCCGGTCTTTGCATGTTTGGCGTCTTTCTGGGCGCAAAAAGAATACCGACATTCTCCTGGTTAAATGCAGCAACGGGATGGAACAAAACGCCTGAGCAATACCTGGAAATCGGGGAGCGCGTCCAGACACTGAAGCGGGCCTTCAATATCAGGCACGGGATAGATCCAAGGACGTTCAGACTAAATGCCAGGGTCATCGGGAAACCTTCACAGGCGGAAGGGGCGAACCGGGGAAGAACCATGGACATGGAAAAGATGATAAGCGATTATTATCGGCAATTCGGGTGGGAGCCTCGGACAGGCAGGCCGACTGAGGAGAGTATGGCAAAGCTGGGACTCCGTGGTGATGAACATGTCGTATAGAATCATGGAAACGTGCAACGGCTGCGGCGCATGCAGGAGATTGTGCCCGGTTGATGCAATAAAGGGAGACAAAAATACACTTCATGTCATTGCCCGTAATCTGTGTATTGAATGCGGCGCCTGCGGGCGGGTTTGTCCGGTGGAAGCCGTAAATGACCCCTTTGGTATTTTGTGTAAAATGGTTAAGAAATCCGAGTGGGAGAAACCGCGGTTTGATAAAAAGACCTGCATGTCCTGCAGGATCTGCATCGACGCCTGT is a genomic window containing:
- a CDS encoding 4Fe-4S binding protein, with translation MSYRIMETCNGCGACRRLCPVDAIKGDKNTLHVIARNLCIECGACGRVCPVEAVNDPFGILCKMVKKSEWEKPRFDKKTCMSCRICIDACPVHCLGLSDAASPDDPHGYPYMENEKTCIGCGFCARECPVEAVSMVVS